A single Rhopalosiphum padi isolate XX-2018 chromosome 4, ASM2088224v1, whole genome shotgun sequence DNA region contains:
- the LOC132928957 gene encoding homeobox protein 12-like isoform X1 — translation MSQMKRGRKVTYTSIEERYQHLELSTLHQQTFKYNNHNVADKRVGSTMVPNRIFVGGLSNGTSEQDLRNFFSIYGEVKVVKIVKDKAGALKGFGFITFSSEEEVKKIIDAGPVLIFKDKRINIAPAYEKDNKSNYDSNNSPQQPSHLMSYSSQVQQYSVPPLPTPAQPMLAPVMYTYQNGMAFFNMPINGNTSVTPQPPGPQNSSSTESLPNVYAAPYGTQSATSMQGYSGQPIFYPNPVPQVLVQQAYPNLPVSSVCNNTQGSKVLFSVPCDTPYYSGTQMSSMIPTPDMAYPMPIMSPYMPYMVATSDGGYPYYDPVMENIQVVHQPVFTEQCTNPRPPSSDTSVGQAQVITTNQFVSLMSVVRNDEEKPQTYTPEPQQLCLNPVISLTEPPPQTVSQPIVSKPPTSSSTPDPEKSDQSPNQLLMTQIQYNIRHPPPSINIRPEQKDCVKQRGDTHQYQSNNNNLSIKNNNDYMKNGPKKYLEARTFYKTGPTTISHPRHTNTTGPMVNSSFTSPFFVPNTNFRHRFPKMHYPAVPQVMLNPNYPYHNQGNVRPSNGHQMFNNRGARYGGNNYQNNKKNYNSYKGNRINRYTSDQGDNPEVSSSEDSRTDQLTSVDMGPPQVEGMCSDMRSMAI, via the exons ATGTCACAAATGAAACGAGGCCGCAAG GTAACATACACCAGCATTGAAGAGAGATATCAACACTTGGAACTGTCCACTCTGCATCAACagacatttaaatataacaaccaCAACGTGGCGGATAAACGTGTTGGATCAACCATGGTGCCAAACCGAATATTTGTCGGTGGTTTATCCAATGGCACTTCAGAACAAGATTTGCGAAATTTCTTTTCAATATATGGCGAGGTTAAAGTTGTGAAAATTGTCAAAGATAAAGCTGGGGCTCTTAAAGGATTTGgttttattacttttagttCTGAAgaagaagttaaaaaaataattgatgct ggtCCCGTTTTGATATTTAAAGACAAACGTATCAACATAGCTCCTGCTTATGAGAAA gataaCAAAAGTAATTATGATTCCAACAACTCTCCTCAACAGCCATCACACTTAATGTCATATAGTAGTCAAGTTCAACAATATTCAGTTCCTCCATTACCAACTCCAGCTCAACCAATGTTAGCACCAGTTATGTACACTTATCAAAATGGAATGGCTTTTTTTAATATGCCAATCAATGGAAATACTTCAGTAACTCCTCAACCCCCAGGTCCACAAAACTCATCTTCAACAGAATCCCTTCCTAATGTATATGCAG CTCCTTACGGAACACAAAGTGCTACTAGTATGCAAGGCTATAGTGGCCAACCTATATTCTATCCAAATCCAGTACCTCAAGTACTGGTACAACAAGCTTACCCTAATTTACCAGTAAGCTCG gtttgCAACAATACTCAAGGATCAAAGGTTCTTTTTTCTGTACCTTGTGATACACCATATTATTCGGGAACTCAAATGTCAAGTATGATACCTACTCCTGATATGGCTTATCCAATGCCAATCATGTCACCATATATGCCTTATATGGTCGCAACTTCTGATGGTGGTTACCCGTATTATGATCCAGTTATGGAAAATATTCAGGTTGTTCATCAACCAGTATTTACTGAACAGTGCACAAATCCTAGGCCACCATCATCAGATACTtcg GTAGGACAAGCGCAAGTAATTACCACTAATCAGTTTGTATCACTGATGTCAGTAGTTAGAAATGATGAGGAAAAACCTCAGACCTATACACCTGAACCTCAGCAGTTATGCCTAAATCCGGTCATAAGTTTAACAGAGCCTCCACCACAAACTGTCTCTCAACCAATTGTTTCTAAGCCGCCCACCTCATCGTCTACACCAGATCCTGAAAAATCTGACCAATCTCCTAATCAATTACTTATGACTCAAATCCAGTATAATATTAGACACCCCCCACCTTCTATAAATATACGCCCAGAACAAAAGGACTGTGTAAAGCAACGTGGTGACACTCATCAATATCAGagcaacaacaataatttatctattaagaataataatgattacatGAAAAATGGACCTAAAAAGTATCTGGAGGCTcgcacattttataaaactggGCCAACTACTATATCTCATCCCAGGCATACTAATACTACTGGTCCTATGGTCAATTCATCTTTTACTAGCCCATTTTTTGTTCCTAATACAAATTTCCGTCACCGATTTCCTAAAATGCACTATCCTGCTGTTCCTCAGGTGATGTTAAATCCAAATTATCCTTATCACAATCAGGGAAATGTACGTCCTTCTAATGGCCATCAGATGTTCAACAACAGAGGAGCCAGGTATGGTGGCAACAACTACCAAAACAACAAGAAAAACTATAAT tcttaCAAGGGAAACAGAATCAATCGATATACGTCTGACCAAGGTGATAATCCTGAAGTTTCAAGCAGTGAAGATAGTCGTACAGACCAGCTAACCAGTGTTGATATGGGCCCCCCTCAGGTAGAAGGCATGTGTTCGGACATGAGGTCAATggccatttaa
- the LOC132928957 gene encoding homeobox protein 12-like isoform X2, giving the protein MVPNRIFVGGLSNGTSEQDLRNFFSIYGEVKVVKIVKDKAGALKGFGFITFSSEEEVKKIIDAGPVLIFKDKRINIAPAYEKDNKSNYDSNNSPQQPSHLMSYSSQVQQYSVPPLPTPAQPMLAPVMYTYQNGMAFFNMPINGNTSVTPQPPGPQNSSSTESLPNVYAAPYGTQSATSMQGYSGQPIFYPNPVPQVLVQQAYPNLPVSSVCNNTQGSKVLFSVPCDTPYYSGTQMSSMIPTPDMAYPMPIMSPYMPYMVATSDGGYPYYDPVMENIQVVHQPVFTEQCTNPRPPSSDTSVGQAQVITTNQFVSLMSVVRNDEEKPQTYTPEPQQLCLNPVISLTEPPPQTVSQPIVSKPPTSSSTPDPEKSDQSPNQLLMTQIQYNIRHPPPSINIRPEQKDCVKQRGDTHQYQSNNNNLSIKNNNDYMKNGPKKYLEARTFYKTGPTTISHPRHTNTTGPMVNSSFTSPFFVPNTNFRHRFPKMHYPAVPQVMLNPNYPYHNQGNVRPSNGHQMFNNRGARYGGNNYQNNKKNYNSYKGNRINRYTSDQGDNPEVSSSEDSRTDQLTSVDMGPPQVEGMCSDMRSMAI; this is encoded by the exons ATGGTGCCAAACCGAATATTTGTCGGTGGTTTATCCAATGGCACTTCAGAACAAGATTTGCGAAATTTCTTTTCAATATATGGCGAGGTTAAAGTTGTGAAAATTGTCAAAGATAAAGCTGGGGCTCTTAAAGGATTTGgttttattacttttagttCTGAAgaagaagttaaaaaaataattgatgct ggtCCCGTTTTGATATTTAAAGACAAACGTATCAACATAGCTCCTGCTTATGAGAAA gataaCAAAAGTAATTATGATTCCAACAACTCTCCTCAACAGCCATCACACTTAATGTCATATAGTAGTCAAGTTCAACAATATTCAGTTCCTCCATTACCAACTCCAGCTCAACCAATGTTAGCACCAGTTATGTACACTTATCAAAATGGAATGGCTTTTTTTAATATGCCAATCAATGGAAATACTTCAGTAACTCCTCAACCCCCAGGTCCACAAAACTCATCTTCAACAGAATCCCTTCCTAATGTATATGCAG CTCCTTACGGAACACAAAGTGCTACTAGTATGCAAGGCTATAGTGGCCAACCTATATTCTATCCAAATCCAGTACCTCAAGTACTGGTACAACAAGCTTACCCTAATTTACCAGTAAGCTCG gtttgCAACAATACTCAAGGATCAAAGGTTCTTTTTTCTGTACCTTGTGATACACCATATTATTCGGGAACTCAAATGTCAAGTATGATACCTACTCCTGATATGGCTTATCCAATGCCAATCATGTCACCATATATGCCTTATATGGTCGCAACTTCTGATGGTGGTTACCCGTATTATGATCCAGTTATGGAAAATATTCAGGTTGTTCATCAACCAGTATTTACTGAACAGTGCACAAATCCTAGGCCACCATCATCAGATACTtcg GTAGGACAAGCGCAAGTAATTACCACTAATCAGTTTGTATCACTGATGTCAGTAGTTAGAAATGATGAGGAAAAACCTCAGACCTATACACCTGAACCTCAGCAGTTATGCCTAAATCCGGTCATAAGTTTAACAGAGCCTCCACCACAAACTGTCTCTCAACCAATTGTTTCTAAGCCGCCCACCTCATCGTCTACACCAGATCCTGAAAAATCTGACCAATCTCCTAATCAATTACTTATGACTCAAATCCAGTATAATATTAGACACCCCCCACCTTCTATAAATATACGCCCAGAACAAAAGGACTGTGTAAAGCAACGTGGTGACACTCATCAATATCAGagcaacaacaataatttatctattaagaataataatgattacatGAAAAATGGACCTAAAAAGTATCTGGAGGCTcgcacattttataaaactggGCCAACTACTATATCTCATCCCAGGCATACTAATACTACTGGTCCTATGGTCAATTCATCTTTTACTAGCCCATTTTTTGTTCCTAATACAAATTTCCGTCACCGATTTCCTAAAATGCACTATCCTGCTGTTCCTCAGGTGATGTTAAATCCAAATTATCCTTATCACAATCAGGGAAATGTACGTCCTTCTAATGGCCATCAGATGTTCAACAACAGAGGAGCCAGGTATGGTGGCAACAACTACCAAAACAACAAGAAAAACTATAAT tcttaCAAGGGAAACAGAATCAATCGATATACGTCTGACCAAGGTGATAATCCTGAAGTTTCAAGCAGTGAAGATAGTCGTACAGACCAGCTAACCAGTGTTGATATGGGCCCCCCTCAGGTAGAAGGCATGTGTTCGGACATGAGGTCAATggccatttaa
- the LOC132928953 gene encoding uncharacterized protein LOC132928953, translating into MFINYNPRCLTVVNSIIQIVIKTNIIFARSIRRLSDRRGFKMESNLSGDTALVANVIISCIIYTSTVFIVSLVIKLSLRTCQDRLTFVNHTDDAKYHLTSLSMEIVEITEQYCYTMNIGIILKLYTLSGNMAVVILLKLICNYLIKLTTNSCSYYVFRTNLVFVVYHTSPLALSVITKLRNYIIQLIRHSRRENTTRPPDGHIITNNCKKTLRHIIRQDLYQGVNVLRSIVALIASSYISNRCTLVLWSVDMLNTKRTYFKTRCTRNLKRADTLNATTGEAVITFAYLAMQLGLRKACKCLRVSKNLLTSFILMYINMTAFRYTGVLMNPTYATALAYGCPGQINRDHFIVFWIGPIVGALVFKDFVKITQIMFNIMLWLSIDDLHNFGTLKTLHAIVDENEQKKKLRYQLRKDERGPNNDEQFIEEYVSLEKKIQKFKQEEEEIDAIIEKCTADGEHTAIRRETEKNYVDKWEKARVENFKFKFKSEELELQKYMVELQAKMKTDQIVDKENEQYLDYSIKELEKQIEYWECKYKTDTKEIDEKLENLIITLEEKTKEIESLKKTFNERQTIIEEHAENKQRAEEEKKRIDHMEKMATKIQAWWRGTMVRRRLGPYKHLSGPRKKSIKKPLINKGKKPKSK; encoded by the exons atgtttataaattataatccacGATGTCTCACGGTTGTCAATAGTATCATACAAATTGtgataaaaacaaacattatttttgctCGTTCCATTCGACGTTTATCAGACAGAAGAGGTTTTAAAA TGGAATCTAATCTGAGTGGCGACACTGCGCTGGTAGCTAATGTAATAATTAgctgtattatttatacgtcgACTGTTTTTATCGTATCGCTTGTGATTAAACTATCGTTAAGGACGTGCCAAGATAGATTGACGTTCGTAAACCACACAGACGATGCAAAATATCATCTGACATCGTTGTCAATGGAAATCGTTGAAATCACCGAACAATATTGTTACACGATGAACATCGGAATAA TACTGAAGTTGTATACATTATCGGGGAATATGGCCGTGGTGATATTGTTAAAActgatttgtaattatttgataaagttAACGACAAATTCGTGTTCGTATTACGTTTTTCGTACAAATTTAGTGTTCGTAGTTTATCACACCAGCCCGTTGGCATTGTCTGTCATAACTAAATTGCGCAACTATATTATTCAACTCATACGTcatagtag ACGAGAAAATACAACGAGACCTCCGGATGGACATATTATTACCAACAATTGCAAAAAGACGTTGCGACATATTATTAGACAAGACCTGTATCAAGGTGTAAACGTCTTAAGAAGTATAGTGGCATTAATCGCATCTAGTTACATTAGCAACAG GTGCACTTTGGTGCTATGGTCCGTAGACATGCTGAATACGAAGAGAACGTACTTCAAGACCCGGTGCACTAGGAATTTAAAA CGTGCGGACACGCTGAACGCAACAACCGGAGAAGCTGTCATCACTTTCGCGTACTTGGCCATGCAGTTGGGTTTGCGGAAGGCGTGCAAGTGCTTACGTGTGTCCAAAAATCTATTGACTTCGTTTATACTGATGTACATAAATATGACTG cATTTCGATACACCGGTGTGCTGATGAATCCAACTTACGCGACGGCTTTGGCGTACGGTTGTCCCGGACAAATAAATAGAGATCATTTCATTGTTTTTTGGATCGGTCCGATCGTTGGTGCTCTCGTCTTTAAAGACTTCGtcaaaataacacaaattatgtttaatataatgctGTGGC TATCGATTGACGACTTGCATAACTTTGGGACGTTAAAAACCTTGCACGCTATAGTCGATGAAAACGAACAAAAGAAAAAACTACGATATCAGTTACGAAAAGACGAACGGGGACCAAATAATGACGAACAATTTATAGAAGAATACGTAtcgttggaaaaaaaaatacaaaagttcAAACAGGAAGAAGAAGAAATTGATGCGATTATCGAGAAGTGTACG GCCGACGGAGAACATACAGCGATACGAAGAGAAACGGAAAAAAACTATGTAGACAAATGGGAAAAGGCTAGAgtagaaaatttcaaatttaaatttaaatctgaaGAATTAGAATTACAGAAATATATGGTAGAGTTACAGGCTAAAATGAAAACAGATCAAATTGTAGACAAAGAAAATGaacaatatttagattatagTATAAAG gAATTAGAAAAACAAATCGAGTATTGGGAATGTAAGTACAAAACTGATACTAAGGAAATTGACGAAAAACTAGAAAACCTTATTATAACACTGGAAGAAAAAACCAAAGAAatagaaagtttaaaaaaaaca TTTAACGAGAGGCAAACTATTATCGAAGAACATGCCGAAAATAAGCAAAGAGCAGAAGAAGAGAAAAAACGTATCGATCACATGGAAAAAATGGCTACGAAAATTCAAGCGTGGTGGAGAGGTACTATGGTTAGACGTCGCTTAGGTCCATATAAACATTTATCGGGACCTAGAAAGAAGAGTATTAAGAAACCGTTAATAAATAAAGGGAAAAAACCGAaaagcaaataa